acacaaaagtcaatcatatttctatatactagcaatgaataattggGAACCCCccaaaaaatgtgttaaatatcatttacaatagctccaaaaatttttaaatatttaggtataaatcaaatcaaatatgTACAGGATCTATATGTTGGACATActgggttaaatgaaatatattaaaattaattttaccttatttctttttactttttttttttttgaggaagattagacctgagctaacatctgctgccaatcctcctctttttgctgaggaaaactggccctgagctcacatctgtgcccttcttcctctactttaaatgtgggacgcctaccacagcatggcttgccaagcggtgccatgtccgcacctgggatccgaaccgacgaaccctgggccaccaaagcagaacatgcacacttaaccgccgtgcgactgggctggcccccctttttacttttttaatgtggctattataaaaatttaaattacatttggggctcacattatatttatatCGGACAGCACTGGCCTAGCTTTTCTAGGGAGATGAGTCAGAGCAAGGCATGCTGGGAATGATGTATCCTTAGAATAGAGCATGCTGGGAGCAACTGTGTGCTTAAAACAAGACGTGCGGAAAAAGTCAAGACCTTCCATGAGGCATGCTATGGGGAGTTCTGCTAGAAAGATGCTAGGAGTGATGCTAGATCTTTCTAGCATCTCCTAGAAAGATGCTTAGAGCAGAGCATGCTGGGAGCCTTTGTGCCTTCAGAGCAATGTATGCTTGGAGGAAACCCTCCTGGGGAGACAAGCCATACAGAGCTGTTGGAAATGACTCAGGCTAAGAGATGGATATGAAAAGAACTCCCCCAGGAAACCTGACCAGCGGGTGGCAAGAAATGACCACACCCTCAGAGCAGTGTATGCTGGGAGCAACAGGCCCACTGGAAGGATCATGCTGAAGGGAGCACAGGGCTGGccagaggaggcaggcaggaggctggTACCTGTCCTTGCCCGTCTCACCCCGGAAGAGGTCATCAAATTGGCGCATGCGGCTGGGAGAGACGGCATAGGCCTCCAGGTTGGGGAACGCCAGGCCTGCTCGCTGGATGACACGCACGAGGCTGCCCTGGGGCTTCCGCATCCTGTCCGGGGGGCCCCAGAAGATGAACACGGTTTCGGGGGTCCGGTTGACAAACTCCTGGGGCCTTCGCAGCACACGGAACACGCTGGAATGGGCCACCACGCGGAAGGTGGTCTTGTTGCCCACATCGGCTGAGTAGCCCGTGGTGGGGGCATCGTTCATGCGGATTGTGCACTCAGCCCGCTCGATCTCAGGGCCCAGCTTGGTGCCCAGCAGGTGGCTGGAGCTGGTGACAATCACACACTGGCGGCACCGGGAGGGCAGCGTCTGAGGGGGCAAGAAAAGTCAACACTGTCATGACCACTTGGAACCAGGCCCTATGTTCCATACATCCAGGCCTCCAGGAGGCAGGAATTATTACCCATTTTAAAGACAGGGAGACAGAAGCCCATTCACTCaacatccaacaaatatttacagcaaGCTGGCTAGTGACCCAGTCCTGGGGACAGGGCAATGAGCAAGAGGTCCTGctcctgccttcaagaagctccCGGTCGGGGAGACACACAGTGAgcaagtaaaacattaaaaaatgccaggtggtggggccggccccgtggctgagtggttaagttcgcacactccgctacaggcggcccagtgttttgttggttcgaatcctgggcgcggacatggcactgctcatcaaaccacgctgaggcagcgtcccacatgccacaactagaaggacccacaacgaagaatatacaactgtgtaccaggggagaaaaaggaaaaaataaaatctttaaaaaaaaaatgccaggtGGTAAGTAAAACGtgctaggaagaaaataaaataggggcAGAGGATGAAGAGTGACAGGAACGGGGGCTCCTCTAGAAAGGTCGTCTGGGGAGGCCTCTCCCAGCTGAGACCTGAGGAGGAAAAGTAGCTTCAGAGGGAAAGCATTCGAGGCAGGAGGCACAGCAAGCCCAGAGGCTCCAAAGTGGGAATGACCCTGGCGTGCTGAGAAGCTAAAGAAGGCCGCTCTGCTGGGGCAGAGGTAAGGAGCGGGGAACAGGACAGTCATACAGGAtgtgcccgaggtcacacagcagaggagGACAGGACccggatttgaacccagctctgtaGGACCACAGAGCCCCAGCCTCAGCCTAGCTCCCCAAAGAGGAGGGACCTCAACTCTCAAAGAGGACATCCTCCCCAGTGCACCCATAACATTTCTGTGTCACTCACAAACAAGAAACCACCTTGTCAGTAAGGAAAGGTTGTGGAGGCTgccctgtgcctctgtttccccactgAGGAAATGAGCCAGTTGGAGCCACATGTTCTCTGGGGCCTATTTTCTGCTCATGGAATTCCTGTTCACTATTCAAGGCTAAGCTCAGGTGCCACCTCCTGcaggcagccttccctgagcAAAGCAACCTACTCTTAAGATGCAGCAACCTGTCCCATGTACCCCAACTGATGGCCTTTCCAGTTCTGCGGAGCTCCAGTTTCCTGGCCTCCCCATCAGGCTGCAAAAGGCTACAAGCCAAGCTCCGCCCCATCCCTTCTGCATGCCCCACACTCACGCTGCTCCACTTTCTCCCCCGTTccacctttttcatttctttcaagggTTCTTAGGGTAGAGAAAGTGTCAGTTGAGTGTTGCTCTGTCTCTGAACACCTGCCAATGGGTCCTTTCCCAGCGAGGGTGTGTCCGGAGCCCAAGGCTCTACACACTGTGTATGCTAAGACCTTCAGAGACGTAGAAGGGTtagtgagggaggagagagagggaggcagggcctcGGGAGACCTCCTCCTCCTGGAAGATGGAGTCCATGCCAATAATTTTCTCTCTGGGTGAACTCCAGAAAGACAATCTGAGTTTTGTGGCAACCCAAGGCAAACAGAAGCCCCAGGAATGACTTTTGGCCTGTCTACACAGCTGCAACTCACCAGGGGTAGGGCAATACTCTGCTCTTCCCCTCCCTTGCTGTGTCGCCTTGGACGagtgacttcatctctctgagccgcGGTTTCCCCATCTCTTCAAGGGAGATAACAGTGCTGACCTCACAGGGTTGGTCTGAGGATTAGTGCTGatcacagtgcccagcacacagcagacactTGACAAACAGCAGTCACTAATATTACTGTTTTTGTGTTGTCAAGTATGTCAGTGTCCTGCTCCCCAACTCTGTGTGGACTCTCCAGCAGAGAGAGAGGTCAGTGAAAACCAGGCACACCTTTCCAAAGGGATTCTGACTCAGGAGATGGAAGGATATCAGCACTAAAGGTGGGGCCTTGGAGAGGACTGAGGCCCAGCGAGGGGCAGggcacttgtccaaggtcacacggcaAACAAGGGGCTGAAGGCACTGGACTCCTGGAGTCCACCCTTTCCGTTAGCGTGGACggagagagtggagagaaggaggaggagggggccgaGGGGTGGGCAAGGGGGAAGACTAGTCACCAGGTGGCTCCCAGGGAGCTCCCCAAAGTGGCCGCCCTACCTTGTTGCCAAGAAGGGGGACATAGCCTTCGGTGATGCTCCACTTCTTAAAGTCGATGGGCCGGCGGGTGCGGCCCCGCAGGGAGCCATAGTGGAAGACCTCATTGGCACTGTTGGAGCTGTAGAGGATGAGGATGGTGATGAGGGCAAAGAGGATCACGAACACTGCTGACCGCTgctcctggagaggggagaggctggTGAGGGCCGGCCACCTGCAGGCGCggcactgcccctccctcctgcctctcacaCCCAGCTAACTCCTGCTCTTCATTCCAGACCAGTTCGGCACCGCCTCCTCCAGCaaggcctcctccagccccctgaGCACCCTTATCACACTGCATTCAAACCACCCCCGGGCCCCAATCAGACCGTGAGCTCTCAGGACTGGGACCCAGTCAGCCTTGCTCCCCACAGCatcccagctcccagcaccttctcctctctggctgcAGCTGGAAGGATGCTTAGAGACGGGTGGGTCATTCAAACAAGAGAGTCCAGGTCTTCCCCAAACAGTAAATCTCCATAAATGTTTATCATTCATTTAAACCTAGAGGGGGTGGAGCTGGTCTGGAATCAGGCTGCCTGGGTAGTCGGTGCACCAACACGTCACTGACGGGGCAGGCAAGTGATATCCAAAGTGTCCACTGGCATTTATTTGCTCAGAGTCAGCAAGGCTGGGTGACACCTGGGTGTCCTGGCTCCTTGTGTGGAGTCCCCTGTGCTGGTTAGCGATGTGTTGCTTCTCAGCTCCAAGTTCAACCcttttcttaaggaagattagccctgagctaacatctgccaccaatcctcctctttttgctgaggaagattggccctgagctaacatccatgcccatcttcctctactttatacgtgggatgcctgccacagcatggcttgacaagcggtgcttaggtctgcacctaggatctgaaccagcgaaccccagcccgccgaagtggaatgtgtgaacttaactgctgtgccactgggccagcccctccaagtTCACCCTTTTTGCCTGCTCTCTGAAAACGGATCTGGGCCCTTTACATGTCTTTCCTTGTCATCTAACTGCATATtaagctttgtcagtagagggcaCTGGAGAGACAGTGCAGGAGGAAAGGTGTTGGCTTCCTGGTTCTGGCGACTTTGCACCTGGTTCCGGTGCACTTGCTCCTACAATGCACATGGCTTCTCCAGCACCTGCTCTGCCCCAGTGCCCAGTGGCCAGCACCTGCCTTCAGGAGTCTGAGAGCAGAGTGCCTCTGGCTCCTGCTGTGATCACAACTGCTCCAGGGTTCAGCTCATGCAGCACACTCAACCACCTGCAACACCCACTGGACCACAAGCGTCCACCCCATGGAGCAGTTCTGTATTGAGCTTGGCGTGCCTCCTAGGAGTCACCTGCTGTGAAGAGCCCTCTCTGTAGCCTGGAGGGTGGATTTATGACATCTCCCACCGCACAGCACCAGTGAGTTCTCTCCATCCAGTGGGCCACAGCTGTGCCCTCTCCAGCAAGGCCTGGATCTCAGCCCAGGGGTGGTGGCTGCTCCTTACACCTGCTATTCCTGTGTTCCTTAGAGTTCCAATCCCTCAACACTCCGATGCCCagttatagttaataattctttacattAAACTCTCCCGTTCAAATTATATGTGtggtttctcttttctaattggACCCAGACTGATACACCCACATCACCCCATCCCAACCCTCAGGCACTGCCAAGCCTGTGGTGCAGTGGATCCCAGGAAAGGGGTGGGCAGgcccaggcacacagtaggtgctcagggaaacatgaatgaatggatggtggGGAATCCTGACACCCTCAGAGTGACACTCACAACATTCTGTCATCTTTGACTCTGaccactgtcccctcccccagccttcccttccccctccctaacccccagcccctgcacaGCACTCCACAGTCACCTTCTTGGGCAAACCTTCGCCACAGATGGACCAGTCAAGCCAGGAGGACAGAGCTGCACCTCGGCCCAGAGAAAGGCAGGAGCCTGCCCAAAGCCACAGAGATCAGTGGCCACCGCAGGGCTCAAACCAGGGCCTCCCAGGCACCAGCTGTGTCTTGGGGGGGAAGAGAGCCTCATGGTGGCCTGGATCTGAGGCAGGTCCAAAGGAGCCCATTTCACCGACGGCAGTAAGAGGCTGAGATGGGGACAAGAAATGAAGGGAGACTTACTCTGTTGCTACTCATCTCTCTCTGGTGTCTACTGAGGGGCAGGGGCCAGCGtcctgcaggtggcccagggggCAGAGACGTGGGGTCACACCTGCAAGCCACAGAAAGGGTTATGGCCTGGGTGCCCTCCCCTAGGTCCAGCTGGTCAAATGCTACACCCTCCCCACCCGCGCCAACTCTCCTACCCACCCATGACTTCAGGGCTCAGGGCTgtatccattttgcagatggagacaCTGATGCCCAGAAAGGGCAGGAAgatgcctgaggtcacacagtcaAGGGGTGGCagagccctgcctgcctctctgccccCCGCTCTCTCCCACTCTACTCCCTGAGCAGGGGCCTCCTCACACCCTGGCTCCCCAGGCAGCTGGCAGGCCTAAAGCTCCTCTGCTGGGGGACCTGCTCCCCACCCCGCAGAAGCCTCATTCACACCCCTATTCTAAACCTTGCCTTAGTCCCCATGGCCTCAGAAAAAAGCAACATCCTGGTGGGTCCCAAAACTCCTCTGTACTTGCACCCTTCCAGGTCTTGCATAAACTATGTTCTCTGTCTGGAATCCCAGCCCTCCCGCACCCTGCTCACGCCCACTCATCCTCCAAGCCTGGGGGCGCCGGGAACTTCCCCTGCGGGTCACCCCTCGCCAGGCTGAGAGCTCTCTGAGGACGCAGCCGGCACACGTCCTCACTCACATTCTCTGCTGTGCCTCCAGAGCCACGTGCACGGGTGCAGGAGGACCGATGAATGACTTCCTTAATTAATAACGAGTAAGATCTTGGGGGTTAAGGGCACAGACTCATCTGTCAAGTGGCTACAGCCACAGCCCCACCCTCAAAGGGTGGGTGAGGAGGCTGGGCCCGGGCCGTGAGGGGAcaagcccagctctgctccaCACTCCCCAACCGACCCCCCATCCTCGCAGGACCTCACTCCTCTCCAGATCTCAATTTCCCCACCTGTCAAAAGGAAATAAGTACGTGTCCAGCCACCTCCAGCAGACTCAAGGACAGAAGACATTAAGGGAGGGAGAGTGTGCAGAGGGAGAAACCGGGGCCTCAGGATCCCCAGCTTCGTCCTCCCGTCCAGGGGCCTCCCAGCTCCCGCCACTATCTCCGCCCCCTGACCCAGCCGCGGTTTACTCCCTACACTGCCACCAGGAATAGCCAAAGAATCTCACGCCGAAGGAGGCTCCCCCCAACACGCCGCTCCTGATTGGCCACGTCCTGACTCCGCCCACTACCAAAGCCCGCCCCCTCTCCCCGGGagtccccctccctcctcccaagcCTGGTTTCGGATTTCTCCCGGGCCAATGGTCAGGAAGGCCCTGGGACAGTCCCCGCggtacagatcaggaaactgaggctcatcaGAAGGGAAGAGTGGCTTGTCCTTGAACTCACAGCCCGTCAGGGCAAAAGACAGGAGTCCAGAATCCCAGGGTCGCCTCATCAGCCCTGACACTACCGGCATTCCAGGCCCTCAGGGGTCCAGCCGCCTCCCTGAGGTGAGCTCCCCCTGTCTTGAGGGATGCTCCATGCTCCAGACACACTAGAGCACGCCGGTCCCCAGGCCCACCCCCTCATTCCCCACCTTTGCCTGAG
Above is a genomic segment from Equus przewalskii isolate Varuska chromosome 26, EquPr2, whole genome shotgun sequence containing:
- the ST6GALNAC6 gene encoding alpha-N-acetylgalactosaminide alpha-2,6-sialyltransferase 6 isoform X2 translates to MACPRPLSQCDPTSLPPGPPAGRWPLPLSRHQREMSSNREQRSAVFVILFALITILILYSSNSANEVFHYGSLRGRTRRPIDFKKWSITEGYVPLLGNKTLPSRCRQCVIVTSSSHLLGTKLGPEIERAECTIRMNDAPTTGYSADVGNKTTFRVVAHSSVFRVLRRPQEFVNRTPETVFIFWGPPDRMRKPQGSLVRVIQRAGLAFPNLEAYAVSPSRMRQFDDLFRGETGKDREKSHSWLSTGWFTMVIAVELCDHVHVYGMIPPDYCSQGSRAQRMPYHYYEPKGPDECVTYIQNEHSRKGNHHRFITEKRVFSSWAQLYGITFSHPSWT
- the ST6GALNAC6 gene encoding alpha-N-acetylgalactosaminide alpha-2,6-sialyltransferase 6 isoform X5, with product MSSNREQRSAVFVILFALITILILYSSNSANEVFHYGSLRGRTRRPIDFKKWSITEGYVPLLGNKTLPSRCRQCVIVTSSSHLLGTKLGPEIERAECTIRMNDAPTTGYSADVGNKTTFRVVAHSSVFRVLRRPQEFVNRTPETVFIFWGPPDRMRKPQGSLVRVIQRAGLAFPNLEAYAVSPSRMRQFDDLFRGETGKDREKSHSWLSTGWFTMVIAVELCDHVHVYGMIPPDYCSQGSRAQRMPYHYYEPKGPDECVTYIQNEHSRKGNHHRFITEKRVFSSWAQLYGITFSHPSWT
- the ST6GALNAC6 gene encoding alpha-N-acetylgalactosaminide alpha-2,6-sialyltransferase 6 isoform X6; translated protein: MACPRPLSQCDPTSLPPGPPAGRWPLPLSRHQREMSSNREQRSAVFVILFALITILILYSSNSANEVFHYGSLRGRTRRPIDFKKWSITEGYVPLLGNKTLPSRCRQCVIVTSSSHLLGTKLGPEIERAECTIRMNDAPTTGYSADVGNKTTFRVVAHSSVFRVLRRPQEFVNRTPETVFIFWGPPDRMRKPQGSLVRVIQRAGLAFPNLEAYAVSPSRMRQFDDLFRGETGKDREKSHSWLSTGWFTMVIAVELCDHVHVYGMIPPDYCRGPARSACPTTTTSPRARTSASPTSRMSTAGRATTTASSPRRGSSRPGPSCTESPSPTPPGPRPPAGGGERCSAQPPDQGPAPGQSRLARVSPGQSRP
- the ST6GALNAC6 gene encoding alpha-N-acetylgalactosaminide alpha-2,6-sialyltransferase 6 isoform X4 yields the protein MCDPTSLPPGPPAGRWPLPLSRHQREMSSNREQRSAVFVILFALITILILYSSNSANEVFHYGSLRGRTRRPIDFKKWSITEGYVPLLGNKTLPSRCRQCVIVTSSSHLLGTKLGPEIERAECTIRMNDAPTTGYSADVGNKTTFRVVAHSSVFRVLRRPQEFVNRTPETVFIFWGPPDRMRKPQGSLVRVIQRAGLAFPNLEAYAVSPSRMRQFDDLFRGETGKDREKSHSWLSTGWFTMVIAVELCDHVHVYGMIPPDYCSQGSRAQRMPYHYYEPKGPDECVTYIQNEHSRKGNHHRFITEKRVFSSWAQLYGITFSHPSWT
- the ST6GALNAC6 gene encoding alpha-N-acetylgalactosaminide alpha-2,6-sialyltransferase 6 isoform X1, with translation MALTFKKDEETEAQRGPMACPRPLSQCDPTSLPPGPPAGRWPLPLSRHQREMSSNREQRSAVFVILFALITILILYSSNSANEVFHYGSLRGRTRRPIDFKKWSITEGYVPLLGNKTLPSRCRQCVIVTSSSHLLGTKLGPEIERAECTIRMNDAPTTGYSADVGNKTTFRVVAHSSVFRVLRRPQEFVNRTPETVFIFWGPPDRMRKPQGSLVRVIQRAGLAFPNLEAYAVSPSRMRQFDDLFRGETGKDREKSHSWLSTGWFTMVIAVELCDHVHVYGMIPPDYCSQGSRAQRMPYHYYEPKGPDECVTYIQNEHSRKGNHHRFITEKRVFSSWAQLYGITFSHPSWT
- the ST6GALNAC6 gene encoding alpha-N-acetylgalactosaminide alpha-2,6-sialyltransferase 6 isoform X3, whose translation is MRLSSPPRHSWCLGGPGLSPAVATDLCGFGQAPAFLWAEVQLCPPGLTGPSVAKVCPRSSNSANEVFHYGSLRGRTRRPIDFKKWSITEGYVPLLGNKTLPSRCRQCVIVTSSSHLLGTKLGPEIERAECTIRMNDAPTTGYSADVGNKTTFRVVAHSSVFRVLRRPQEFVNRTPETVFIFWGPPDRMRKPQGSLVRVIQRAGLAFPNLEAYAVSPSRMRQFDDLFRGETGKDREKSHSWLSTGWFTMVIAVELCDHVHVYGMIPPDYCSQGSRAQRMPYHYYEPKGPDECVTYIQNEHSRKGNHHRFITEKRVFSSWAQLYGITFSHPSWT